One genomic region from Pseudochaenichthys georgianus chromosome 15, fPseGeo1.2, whole genome shotgun sequence encodes:
- the LOC117460169 gene encoding calcineurin subunit B type 1-like, protein MGNEGSFPLEMCTHFDADEIKRLGKRFKKLDLDNSGSLSVEEFMSLPELQQNPLVQRVIDIFDTDGNGEVDFKEFIEGVSQFSVKGDKEQKLRFAFRIYDMDKDGYISNGELFQVLKMMVGSNLKDTQLQQIVDKTIINADRDGDGKISFEEFCLVVGGLDIHKKMVVDV, encoded by the exons TCGATGCTGATGAGATTAAGAGGCTAGGGAAGAGGTTTAAGAAACTCGACCTGGATAACTCGGGCTCTCTAAGCGTGGAGGAGTTCATGTCGCTGCCCGAGCTGCAGCAGAACCCGCTGGTGCAGAGGGTCATCGACATATTCGACACGGACGGGAACGGAGAGGTGGACTTCAAAG AGTTCATCGAGGGAGTCTCACAGTTCAGCGTCAAGGGGGACAAAGAGCAGAAGCTCCGGT TCGCTTTCAGGATCTACGACATGGACAAGGACGGCTACATATCCAACGGCGAGCTCTTCCAGGTGCTGAAGATGATGGTGGGCAGCAACCTGAAGGACACGCAGCTGCAGCAGATCGTGGACAAAACCATCATCAACGCAGACAGAGACGGAGACGGCAAGATATCCTTCGAAGAGTTCTGTTTA GTGGTCGGCGGTCTCGATATACACAAAAAGATGGTGGTGGACGTGTGA
- the pno1 gene encoding RNA-binding protein PNO1 has translation MDTETIPTPDAGVAMESKEDTEAFTMVKSKKTQKRKREQDGADMDTEAPVASKRPQFPPISSDKLKGADEMRKVAVPAHRYTPLKENWMKIFTPIVENLQLQVRFNLKTRHVEIKTCKDTKDIGSLTKASDFVRAFILGFNVEDSLALLRLDELFLESFDVTDVKPLKGDHLSRAIGRIAGKGGKTKFTIENVTKTRIVLAETKVHILGSFQNIKMARTAICNLILGSPPSKVYGNIRVVASRTAERF, from the exons ATGGACACTGAAACAATTCCAACCCCAGACGCTGGCGTTGCCATGGAGAGTAAAGAAGACACGGAGGCTTTCACAATGGTGAAGTCTAAAAAGACTCAGAAGCGAAAACGTGAACAAGATGGAGCGGACATGGACACAGAGGCGCCCGTGGCGAGCAAGAGACCGCAGTTTCCACCTATTTCAAGCGACAAATTAAAG ggcgCAGATGAGATGCGCAAAGTCGCTGTCCCGGCTCACAGATACACCCCCCTGAAGGAAAACTGGATGAAGATTTTCACCCCTATCGTAGAGAACCTACAGCTTCAAGTTAGATTCAACCTCAAGACTAGGCATGTTGAAATCAAA ACGTGCAAAGACACAAAGGACATCGGCTCGCTCACAAAAGCTTCAGATTTTGTTAGGGCGTTTATTCTGGGATTCAATGTGGAA GACTCCCTCGCTCTCCTCAGATTAGATGAGCTTTTCCTTGAAAGCTTTGATGTTACAGACG TGAAACCTCTGAAGGGAGATCACTTATCCAGAGCCATCGGAAGGATAGCAGGGAAGGGAGGAAAAACCAAGTTCACCATTGAAAACGTCACGAAGACTCGCATTGTGCTCGCAGAGAC AAAAGTTCACATTTTAGGGTCTTTCCAGAACATCAAGATGGCCAGGACAGCGATTTGTAACTTAATCTTAG GAAGCCCACCTTCAAAGGTCTACGGTAACATCAGGGTGGTGGCTAGCCGGACTGCAGAGagattctga